A single window of Polaribacter sp. SA4-10 DNA harbors:
- a CDS encoding NAD(P)-dependent oxidoreductase yields the protein MKFGIIKERKNPPDRRVVFSPEKLKEFKEKFSDATLKVESSDIRVFTDKQYLAAGLEVTKNMVDCDVLFGVKEVPIDALIPNKKYFFFSHTIKKQPYNRKLLLAILEKNIELFDHETIIKESGARLIGFGRYAGIVGAYNGFRAIGLKNQTFNLPKAATLDSQQELIAELNKIELPNLKILLTGSGKVAYGSKEMLDAMGIKQVAVEEYLSTTFNEPVYCLADVLAYNKRKDGQVIGNFDFYKHPENYESNFLRFSEVTDFFIAGHFYGNGAPYLYTREDAKSTNFNIKFVADISCDVDGPVASTLRASTIADPIYGYNPITESEVNYKDENAIVVMAVDNLPCELPKDASEGFGEMFLENVIPAFFNNDKDGVLARAKMTENGKLTARFSYLQDYVDGKE from the coding sequence ATGAAGTTTGGCATTATAAAAGAACGTAAAAACCCACCCGATCGAAGAGTTGTTTTTTCACCAGAAAAACTAAAGGAATTTAAAGAAAAATTTTCTGATGCTACCTTAAAAGTTGAGTCTTCTGATATTAGAGTTTTTACAGACAAACAATATCTAGCTGCTGGTTTAGAAGTAACTAAAAACATGGTAGACTGTGATGTCTTGTTTGGTGTAAAAGAGGTGCCAATTGACGCTTTAATTCCTAATAAAAAATATTTCTTTTTTAGTCATACTATAAAAAAACAGCCCTATAATAGAAAATTATTGCTTGCTATTTTAGAAAAAAATATCGAGTTATTTGACCACGAAACGATCATCAAAGAAAGCGGAGCAAGACTTATTGGTTTTGGACGTTATGCAGGAATTGTTGGTGCTTATAATGGTTTTAGAGCAATTGGTTTAAAAAATCAGACTTTTAATTTGCCAAAAGCAGCAACTTTAGACAGTCAACAAGAATTAATTGCTGAATTAAATAAAATCGAGTTACCAAATTTAAAAATCCTTTTAACAGGAAGTGGTAAAGTTGCTTATGGATCTAAAGAAATGCTAGATGCTATGGGTATAAAACAAGTTGCTGTAGAAGAGTACTTATCTACTACTTTTAACGAGCCTGTATATTGTTTAGCAGATGTGTTAGCTTATAACAAGCGTAAAGACGGACAAGTTATAGGTAATTTTGATTTTTATAAGCATCCAGAAAATTATGAATCTAACTTTTTGCGTTTTTCAGAAGTAACAGATTTCTTTATAGCGGGTCATTTTTATGGCAATGGAGCGCCCTATTTGTATACAAGAGAAGATGCTAAATCTACGAACTTCAATATTAAATTTGTAGCAGATATTTCTTGTGATGTAGATGGTCCAGTTGCCTCTACTTTAAGAGCTTCTACAATTGCAGATCCAATTTATGGTTATAATCCAATAACAGAATCTGAAGTTAATTATAAAGATGAAAACGCTATTGTTGTAATGGCTGTAGATAATTTACCTTGTGAATTACCTAAAGATGCGAGTGAAGGTTTTGGCGAGATGTTTTTAGAAAACGTAATTCCTGCTTTTTTTAATAATGATAAAGATGGAGTGTTAGCACGCGCAAAAATGACAGAAAACGGAAAATTGACAGCACGTTTTTCTTATTTACAAGATTATGTTGATGGAAAAGAATAA
- a CDS encoding M28 family peptidase — protein MKKIILLVLIFSGIISCKESSKVIKVDNKEVTIDSSTVKKHLYTLASDEMEGRMTGTPGIEKAAKYIENEFKRIGLKTYDTLKDYRQTFTFTDRRSKKELTTSNIIGVLEGKSKKNEYVIVSAHYDHLGIRKKEGQLDSIYNGANDDASGVTGVLALAEYFKTKANNERTLLFVAFTGEEMGLIGSTHFGKGIDVSKFVAGINLEMIGKTPSFGPNTAWLTGFDRSDFGKIVQKNLEGSGYTLHPDPYSKYNLFFRSDNASLARLGVPSHTFSTTPIDVDKDYHKASDESETLDFAVVTETIKAVAKGTESIISGKDTPTRVVLEEK, from the coding sequence ATGAAAAAAATAATACTTTTAGTTTTAATATTTTCTGGAATAATTTCTTGTAAAGAAAGTTCTAAAGTAATTAAAGTAGATAATAAAGAAGTAACAATTGATTCTTCAACTGTGAAAAAACACTTGTATACTTTGGCTTCGGATGAAATGGAAGGGAGAATGACAGGAACACCTGGAATTGAGAAAGCAGCTAAATATATAGAAAATGAGTTTAAAAGAATTGGTTTAAAAACATATGATACATTAAAAGATTATAGACAGACTTTTACTTTTACCGACAGAAGATCGAAAAAAGAATTAACTACGAGTAATATTATAGGAGTTTTAGAAGGGAAAAGCAAAAAAAACGAATATGTAATTGTTTCTGCACATTATGATCATTTAGGAATTAGAAAAAAAGAAGGACAATTAGATAGTATTTACAATGGTGCAAATGATGATGCTTCTGGTGTTACAGGTGTTTTGGCTTTGGCAGAATACTTTAAAACAAAAGCAAATAATGAAAGAACCCTTCTTTTTGTCGCTTTTACTGGAGAAGAAATGGGATTAATTGGTTCTACCCATTTTGGTAAAGGAATTGATGTTAGTAAATTTGTTGCAGGTATTAATCTAGAAATGATTGGTAAAACACCAAGTTTTGGACCAAATACAGCTTGGTTAACCGGTTTTGATCGTTCTGATTTTGGGAAAATTGTTCAAAAGAATTTAGAAGGTTCGGGCTATACTTTACATCCAGATCCGTATTCAAAGTACAATTTGTTTTTTAGATCAGATAATGCTTCTTTAGCACGTTTGGGAGTTCCTTCTCACACATTTTCTACAACACCAATTGATGTAGATAAAGATTATCATAAAGCTTCAGATGAATCAGAAACATTAGATTTTGCCGTAGTTACAGAAACTATAAAAGCGGTTGCTAAGGGAACTGAAAGTATTATTAGCGGAAAAGATACGCCAACAAGAGTGGTACTTGAAGAAAAGTAA
- a CDS encoding DUF2809 domain-containing protein: MKFSKKYFVIFVVLFLIEVIIAKYTTGFIRHTVGDYLAVMFVYSLIKSVFNISVEKALLITFIISFIIEFLQLSNLQNNFPEEYSKVLKIILGTSFSFRDLVAYTLGIISILILEKTNHQS, translated from the coding sequence ATGAAATTCAGTAAAAAATACTTTGTAATCTTTGTAGTTTTATTTCTTATTGAAGTAATAATTGCAAAATATACAACTGGATTTATAAGACATACTGTTGGAGATTATTTAGCAGTAATGTTTGTTTATTCTTTAATAAAAAGTGTTTTTAATATTTCTGTTGAAAAAGCATTATTAATAACATTTATAATTTCATTTATTATTGAATTTCTTCAGTTATCAAATCTGCAAAATAATTTTCCAGAAGAGTATTCAAAAGTTTTAAAAATAATTTTAGGAACTTCTTTTAGTTTTAGAGATTTAGTTGCTTATACTTTGGGAATTATATCAATCTTAATTCTTGAAAAAACTAATCACCAATCTTAA
- a CDS encoding zinc-dependent metalloprotease: MKKLLLLFAVCITAVSAAQNNFWDQINSVDDLLPLQFRRTMPSDFQLHDLQLSAIQEHLSATQNTLKTTVELDFPLANGTTETFRVKEHSVFQDGLQVAYPNLRAYKGVSLSDASTVIHFSISPQKGLSAMVYSGRFPTYYIDSYTKNNATYITYQKNSLPKFEGEFECEVFEPEGYVAPDLSNVSQQRNANDKILRTYRLALACTGEYAQYHLDQADIPITDITTPDSEKKAIVLEAMMLSMVRVNGVYEKDFAIRMVIIDNNEPIMYLNAVTDPHANEAGLALLESNQLDTDDKIGSENYDVGHIYSTGGGGVATLGVPCRGGSKARGVTGLFEPIGDSYWIDFVAHEMGHQFGGNHTFNNSCDLNRNDATAMEPGSGSTIMAYAGICSPNVQNNSDDHFHAISIQEIWAYINTQDCEEKTATGNEAPIVKAPKDFTTPASTPFRLDAIGIDFDSAPSALTYNWEQIDEEIGTMPPVPTNEFGPMFRSNSSISSPTRFMPDIPTVLAGLSANEWEVVPSVNRTMEFRVTLRDNELNGAATASDDVIVTIDDASGPFIITSQNTETTWEPNSTHTVTWDVANTDIAPINTSNVNVLFSNDGGQTFPVTLVSNVANNGAVEITVPSELTSTGRVKVVPVGNYYYDINDADISIKGVLEVAESIAFSDLSLHPNPTNGIVTLNFIPKSQEKIKISLFDVSGRQIENKLFENKGSFNAQLNYSHLTSGVYFVKVSIGKESSTMKILIQ; the protein is encoded by the coding sequence ATGAAAAAACTATTACTTCTATTTGCGGTATGTATTACCGCAGTAAGTGCTGCCCAAAATAATTTTTGGGATCAAATTAATTCTGTAGACGACCTTCTTCCTTTGCAATTTCGCCGGACAATGCCTTCAGATTTTCAATTACATGACCTACAGTTAAGTGCAATTCAAGAGCACTTGTCTGCAACCCAAAATACATTAAAGACTACAGTTGAGTTAGATTTTCCTTTAGCAAACGGCACTACAGAAACCTTTCGTGTGAAAGAACATTCTGTTTTTCAAGATGGTTTGCAAGTAGCATACCCTAATTTAAGAGCTTATAAAGGGGTAAGTCTTAGTGATGCAAGTACTGTTATTCATTTTAGTATTTCTCCTCAGAAAGGACTAAGTGCAATGGTGTATTCTGGACGTTTTCCTACGTATTATATAGATTCTTATACTAAGAATAATGCGACCTACATAACTTATCAAAAAAATAGTCTTCCTAAATTTGAAGGTGAATTTGAATGCGAAGTCTTTGAACCCGAAGGTTACGTAGCTCCAGATTTATCAAATGTGTCGCAACAACGAAATGCTAATGATAAAATTTTGAGAACGTATAGATTAGCTTTAGCTTGTACAGGTGAGTATGCACAATACCACTTAGATCAAGCAGATATTCCAATTACAGACATTACTACTCCAGATTCAGAAAAAAAGGCAATTGTACTTGAAGCAATGATGCTTTCTATGGTGCGTGTAAATGGTGTCTATGAAAAAGATTTTGCAATACGCATGGTTATTATAGATAACAACGAACCAATCATGTATCTAAATGCTGTAACGGATCCACATGCTAATGAAGCAGGTTTAGCGTTATTAGAATCTAATCAATTGGATACGGATGATAAAATTGGTTCTGAAAATTACGATGTAGGACACATATATAGCACTGGTGGTGGAGGTGTTGCTACTTTGGGAGTACCTTGTAGAGGCGGAAGTAAAGCGAGAGGCGTTACAGGTTTATTTGAGCCAATTGGAGATTCTTATTGGATTGATTTTGTTGCCCATGAAATGGGGCACCAATTTGGAGGGAACCATACATTTAACAACAGTTGTGATTTGAACAGAAATGACGCAACTGCAATGGAGCCTGGAAGTGGCTCTACAATAATGGCGTATGCAGGAATTTGCAGTCCTAATGTTCAGAATAATAGTGATGACCATTTTCATGCAATAAGTATTCAAGAAATATGGGCATATATAAATACACAAGACTGCGAAGAGAAAACAGCTACAGGTAACGAGGCTCCAATTGTAAAAGCACCTAAAGATTTTACAACGCCTGCGTCTACACCATTTCGTTTAGATGCCATTGGTATTGATTTTGATTCAGCTCCAAGTGCGCTAACCTATAACTGGGAACAAATTGACGAAGAAATTGGAACGATGCCTCCAGTACCTACAAATGAATTTGGACCAATGTTTAGATCTAACTCTTCAATTTCATCTCCAACTCGTTTTATGCCAGATATACCAACTGTTTTAGCGGGTCTTTCAGCAAATGAATGGGAAGTTGTTCCTTCTGTGAACAGAACCATGGAATTTAGAGTAACGCTGCGTGACAATGAACTTAATGGAGCTGCAACGGCATCAGATGATGTTATTGTAACCATAGATGATGCTTCGGGTCCTTTTATAATTACATCGCAAAATACGGAAACAACTTGGGAGCCTAATTCGACGCACACGGTAACTTGGGATGTGGCAAATACAGACATAGCGCCTATTAATACAAGTAATGTAAATGTGCTATTTTCTAATGATGGTGGGCAAACGTTTCCTGTAACATTGGTATCTAATGTAGCAAATAATGGTGCTGTAGAGATTACAGTTCCTTCGGAATTAACCAGTACAGGTCGTGTAAAAGTGGTGCCAGTGGGTAATTATTACTATGATATTAATGATGCTGATATTAGTATTAAAGGTGTTTTAGAAGTAGCGGAAAGCATTGCTTTTAGCGATTTATCTTTACATCCAAATCCTACAAATGGCATAGTTACTCTTAACTTTATACCAAAATCTCAAGAGAAAATTAAGATTTCTTTATTTGATGTAAGCGGAAGACAAATTGAAAATAAATTATTTGAAAATAAAGGAAGCTTTAATGCGCAATTAAATTATAGTCATCTAACTAGTGGTGTGTATTTTGTGAAGGTTTCTATTGGAAAAGAAAGTAGTACTATGAAGATATTGATACAGTAA
- a CDS encoding ATP-binding protein: MINKLEDFEIKNASITCLILSPSIIIYSLLIFKLNPNAIEINWLREVMSILFLIVGLLPFTKNKSVINNYGWYTFGMLFIFSHYLIYTTYLNDFSLDYLLGTYVTVFGSILLFKDRFHILLFNASCLVDIFFRVSATEFIGYDGYAILISMTTIFIFSFIILNHSMRYKKALKKSNLELEEKVKIRTRDLEEKTEVLLKKNEELEEYAYVISHDLKSPIRNIYTVTHLLLVDYGEVFEEDVVSNLNLIKDLTNHMELLVNGILDYSLNGKIGLENEIINLNEMLINISKSNSDPKSKVILKNVFPIIEGVKFQVLQVFQNLIQNAFKYNNEETKKVYIDYKLEGDFYLFSIEDNGIGIEEKYFDKIFKLFKRLELSDEKESIGLGLSLVKKIINTMGGDVWLTSELNIGTTFYFTIPKQ, encoded by the coding sequence ATGATTAATAAATTAGAAGATTTTGAAATTAAAAATGCGAGTATTACTTGTTTAATATTAAGTCCTAGTATTATTATATACTCTTTATTAATCTTTAAATTAAACCCAAACGCAATTGAAATTAATTGGTTAAGAGAGGTAATGTCAATCTTGTTCTTAATTGTTGGGTTGTTACCATTTACTAAAAATAAAAGTGTAATTAATAATTATGGATGGTATACATTTGGTATGTTGTTTATATTTTCTCACTACTTAATTTATACAACGTACCTTAATGATTTTAGTTTAGATTATTTACTAGGTACATATGTTACTGTTTTTGGGTCTATTTTATTATTTAAAGATAGATTTCATATTCTTCTTTTTAATGCGTCATGCCTGGTCGATATTTTTTTTAGAGTATCTGCAACAGAGTTTATTGGTTATGACGGTTATGCGATTCTTATTTCTATGACAACCATTTTTATTTTCTCTTTTATAATTTTAAATCATTCTATGAGATATAAAAAAGCACTTAAAAAAAGTAATTTAGAGTTAGAAGAAAAAGTTAAAATCAGAACAAGAGATTTAGAAGAAAAAACAGAAGTACTTTTAAAAAAGAATGAAGAGTTAGAAGAATATGCTTATGTGATTTCTCATGATTTAAAGAGTCCAATAAGAAATATTTACACAGTTACTCATTTGTTATTAGTTGATTATGGTGAGGTTTTTGAAGAGGATGTTGTTTCTAATTTAAATTTGATAAAAGATTTAACCAACCATATGGAACTATTAGTAAATGGAATTTTAGATTATTCTTTAAATGGTAAAATTGGTTTAGAAAATGAGATAATTAATTTAAATGAAATGTTGATTAATATTTCAAAATCTAATTCAGATCCTAAAAGTAAAGTCATTTTAAAGAATGTTTTTCCAATAATTGAAGGTGTGAAATTTCAGGTATTACAAGTGTTTCAAAATTTAATTCAAAATGCATTTAAGTATAACAATGAAGAAACTAAAAAGGTATATATAGATTATAAATTAGAGGGTGATTTTTATTTATTTTCTATAGAAGATAATGGAATTGGAATAGAAGAAAAGTATTTTGATAAGATTTTTAAATTATTTAAGAGGTTAGAATTAAGTGATGAAAAAGAATCTATAGGTCTTGGTTTATCTCTAGTTAAAAAAATAATAAACACAATGGGAGGTGATGTTTGGCTTACAAGTGAATTAAATATTGGTACTACTTTTTATTTTACAATTCCAAAACAATAA
- a CDS encoding mechanosensitive ion channel family protein — protein MVLKYVYFSLAILGVFLFFFLLKKFFKWFQSKVDKLDRNVLFRNEEILRFFKFITPRREKHILKFVVKSIRIGVSVFFLIVYLPFVFSFIPETEEFAKKVFEYVMKPVNFLVNGILNFIPNLFFIVVIFFITKYLLKFLKYLTGELEREAVTLDGFYADWAKPTFNLVRVVIIAFAVIICFPYIPGSDSDAFKGVSIFFGVLFSLGSTAAISNIVAGVVITYMRPFKVGDRVEIGETIGDVTERSLLVTRIKTIKNIDVTIPNSSILGNHIINFSKNAAEDVGIILHTSVTIGYDVPSGEVIQALVKGAKNTQMILEKPAPFVLVKSLDDFYINYEVNCHTKNPEKGALIYSYLHESIKNELHNAGIEILSPHYNAIRDGNVLTVPPENVPKGYVKPGFKIGD, from the coding sequence ATGGTGTTAAAATATGTTTATTTTAGTCTAGCTATTTTAGGTGTTTTTCTATTCTTTTTTCTTTTAAAAAAGTTTTTTAAATGGTTTCAATCTAAAGTTGATAAACTAGATAGAAATGTGCTTTTTAGGAATGAAGAAATTTTACGTTTTTTTAAATTTATTACACCTAGAAGAGAAAAACACATTTTAAAGTTTGTTGTTAAGTCTATTAGAATTGGTGTTAGTGTTTTTTTTCTAATAGTTTATTTACCTTTTGTTTTTAGTTTTATTCCAGAAACAGAAGAATTTGCAAAAAAAGTTTTTGAGTATGTTATGAAGCCTGTTAACTTTTTAGTTAACGGAATTCTAAACTTTATACCTAACTTATTTTTCATTGTGGTTATCTTTTTTATCACCAAGTATTTATTAAAATTTTTAAAATATTTAACAGGCGAATTAGAAAGAGAAGCAGTAACATTAGATGGGTTTTATGCAGATTGGGCAAAACCAACATTTAATTTAGTTAGAGTTGTAATTATTGCTTTTGCTGTAATTATCTGTTTTCCATATATTCCAGGATCAGACTCTGATGCTTTTAAAGGAGTTTCAATCTTTTTTGGAGTGCTATTTTCATTAGGTTCAACAGCAGCAATTTCAAATATTGTTGCAGGAGTTGTAATAACATACATGAGACCTTTTAAAGTTGGTGATAGAGTAGAGATTGGAGAAACTATAGGAGATGTTACAGAAAGAAGTTTATTAGTTACAAGAATTAAAACAATTAAAAATATTGATGTTACGATCCCAAACTCATCAATTTTAGGAAATCATATTATTAATTTCAGTAAAAATGCAGCAGAAGATGTTGGTATTATTTTACATACTTCTGTAACTATTGGTTATGATGTACCAAGTGGAGAAGTAATACAAGCTTTGGTTAAAGGTGCTAAAAATACTCAAATGATTTTAGAAAAACCAGCACCTTTTGTTTTAGTGAAAAGTTTAGATGATTTTTATATTAATTATGAGGTAAACTGTCACACTAAAAACCCTGAAAAAGGAGCTTTAATTTATTCTTATTTACACGAAAGCATTAAAAACGAGTTGCATAATGCAGGTATAGAAATATTGTCTCCACATTATAATGCTATTAGAGATGGAAATGTTTTAACGGTTCCACCAGAAAATGTGCCAAAAGGATATGTAAAACCAGGATTTAAGATTGGTGATTAG
- a CDS encoding reprolysin-like metallopeptidase translates to MKKLLLLFAVCITAVSAAQNNFWEQNKSLNRRASLQFRRTMPSDFQLHNLQLNAIQAHLSATQSALNTTVELDFPLADGTTETFRVKEHSVFQDGLQAAHPNLRAYKGVSLSDASTVIHFSISPQKGLSAMVSSGRFPTYYIDSYTKNNGTYIAYQKNSLSGIESEFECEVFEPEGYVAPDLTNVSQQRNADDSVLRTYRLALACTSEYAQYHLDQADIPITDILTPDSEKKAIVLEEMMISMVRVNGVYERDFAIRMVIVDNNEAIIFLNGTTDPYDDDDGTSMLAVNQGVCDGAIGPINYDIGHVYSTGGGGVAFLGVPCSVRKAGGVTGSSVPTTDTFWIDYVAHEMGHQFGANHTQNNSCNRVSSTSMEPGSASTIMGYAGICSPNVQTNSDDHFHAISIQEIWAYVNTVSCEEQTDTGNQPPTVIAPEDFTTPASTPFRLDAIGNDVDSDPNALTYNWEQIDEEVGVMPPLPTNEVGPMFRSNSSISSPTRFMPDMLTVLAGLSANEWEVVPSVNRTMEFRVTLRDNELNGGASASDDVIVTIDDTSGPFIITSQNTATVWEPNSVQTVTWDVANTDIAPMNTSNVNLLFSNDSGQTFPVTLASNVANNGTVEITVPSTSTNTGRVKVVPVGNYYYDVNDADISIEGVLQVAESIAFSDLSLHPNPTNGIVTLNFTPKSQEKIKISLFDVSGRQIENKLFENKGSFNAQLNYSHITSGVYFVKISIGKESNTMKILIQ, encoded by the coding sequence ATGAAAAAACTATTACTTCTATTTGCGGTATGTATTACTGCAGTAAGTGCCGCCCAGAATAACTTTTGGGAACAAAATAAATCTTTAAATCGCCGTGCTTCTTTACAATTTCGTCGCACAATGCCTTCTGATTTTCAATTACATAATCTACAGTTAAATGCAATTCAAGCGCATTTATCTGCAACCCAAAGTGCATTAAATACTACCGTTGAGTTGGATTTTCCGCTAGCAGACGGTACTACAGAAACTTTTCGTGTGAAAGAACATTCTGTTTTTCAGGACGGTTTACAAGCAGCGCATCCTAATTTAAGAGCGTATAAAGGGGTAAGTTTAAGTGATGCAAGTACTGTTATTCATTTTAGTATTTCTCCTCAGAAAGGACTAAGTGCAATGGTTTCCTCTGGGCGTTTTCCTACGTACTATATAGATTCTTACACTAAGAATAATGGAACTTATATAGCTTATCAAAAAAATAGTCTATCAGGAATTGAGAGTGAATTTGAATGCGAAGTCTTTGAACCCGAAGGTTACGTAGCGCCAGATTTAACAAATGTATCGCAACAGCGAAATGCTGACGATAGTGTGTTAAGAACCTATAGGCTTGCTTTAGCTTGTACATCTGAGTATGCACAATACCACTTAGATCAAGCAGATATTCCAATTACAGACATCTTAACTCCAGATTCAGAAAAAAAGGCAATTGTACTTGAAGAAATGATGATTTCTATGGTGCGTGTAAATGGGGTGTATGAAAGAGATTTTGCAATACGTATGGTAATTGTTGATAATAATGAAGCTATTATTTTTCTTAATGGAACAACAGATCCTTATGATGATGATGACGGAACTTCTATGCTTGCCGTAAACCAAGGAGTTTGTGACGGAGCTATTGGTCCTATAAATTATGATATTGGTCACGTTTACAGCACCGGTGGTGGTGGTGTTGCCTTTTTAGGTGTTCCTTGTAGTGTGCGAAAAGCAGGTGGCGTTACAGGTTCATCCGTGCCAACTACGGATACTTTTTGGATAGACTATGTAGCTCACGAAATGGGGCATCAATTTGGCGCAAACCATACTCAAAATAATAGTTGTAACCGTGTTAGTTCAACTTCTATGGAGCCCGGAAGTGCATCTACAATAATGGGGTATGCAGGAATTTGTAGTCCTAATGTTCAAACTAATAGTGATGACCATTTTCATGCGATAAGTATTCAGGAAATTTGGGCATATGTTAACACAGTAAGCTGTGAAGAGCAAACAGATACAGGTAACCAGCCTCCAACTGTAATTGCACCTGAAGATTTTACAACCCCTGCGTCTACACCATTTCGTTTAGATGCCATTGGTAATGATGTTGATTCAGATCCAAATGCGCTAACCTATAACTGGGAACAAATTGACGAAGAAGTTGGAGTAATGCCTCCATTACCTACAAATGAAGTTGGACCCATGTTTAGATCTAACTCTTCAATTTCATCTCCAACTCGTTTTATGCCAGATATGCTAACTGTTTTGGCGGGGCTTTCAGCAAATGAATGGGAAGTTGTTCCTTCTGTGAACAGAACGATGGAGTTTAGAGTAACACTGCGTGATAATGAACTCAATGGAGGTGCATCTGCATCAGATGATGTTATTGTAACCATAGACGATACTTCGGGCCCTTTTATAATTACGTCGCAAAACACAGCAACAGTCTGGGAACCTAATTCGGTTCAAACGGTAACTTGGGATGTGGCAAATACAGACATAGCGCCTATGAATACAAGTAATGTAAATTTGCTATTTTCTAATGACAGTGGTCAAACGTTTCCTGTAACATTGGCTTCTAATGTAGCAAATAATGGTACTGTAGAGATTACAGTTCCTTCTACGTCTACTAATACAGGTCGTGTAAAAGTGGTACCAGTGGGTAATTATTACTATGATGTTAATGATGCTGATATTAGTATTGAAGGTGTTTTACAAGTAGCGGAAAGCATTGCTTTTAGCGATTTATCTTTACATCCTAATCCTACAAATGGCATAGTTACTCTTAACTTTACACCAAAATCTCAAGAGAAAATTAAGATTTCTTTATTTGATGTAAGCGGAAGACAAATTGAAAATAAATTATTTGAAAATAAAGGAAGCTTTAATGCGCAATTAAATTATAGTCATATAACTAGTGGTGTCTATTTTGTAAAGATTTCTATTGGAAAAGAAAGTAATACGATGAAGATACTGATACAGTAA
- the kdsA gene encoding 3-deoxy-8-phosphooctulonate synthase produces the protein MDLSLIPNIKHTDANNFFLLAGPCAIESEEMAMRIAEKVISITDKLEIPYIFKGSFKKANRSRIDSFTGIGDEKALKILRKVSETFGVPTVTDIHEVSDAIKAAEYVDVLQIPAFLVRQTDLVVAAAQTGKVVNLKKGQFMSPGAMKHAVQKVKDAGSEKAWITDRGTMFGYQDMIVDFRGIPEMREFAPTILDVTHSLQQPNQTAGVTGGRPEMIETIARAGVVNNVDGLFIETHFDPANAKSDGANMLHLDNLEALLTNLVAIRKTINNF, from the coding sequence ATGGATTTATCTCTTATTCCCAATATAAAACATACAGACGCTAATAACTTTTTTCTACTTGCTGGGCCTTGTGCTATTGAAAGTGAAGAAATGGCAATGAGAATTGCAGAAAAAGTAATTTCAATTACTGATAAATTAGAAATTCCGTATATTTTTAAAGGAAGTTTTAAAAAAGCAAATAGAAGTAGAATTGACAGTTTTACAGGAATTGGAGATGAAAAAGCATTAAAAATTTTACGTAAAGTTTCTGAGACTTTTGGAGTACCAACTGTTACAGATATTCATGAAGTTTCTGATGCAATAAAAGCTGCAGAATATGTAGACGTTTTACAGATTCCTGCTTTTTTAGTTCGTCAAACAGATTTAGTAGTTGCAGCTGCACAAACGGGTAAAGTTGTCAACTTAAAAAAAGGACAATTTATGAGTCCTGGTGCAATGAAACACGCTGTTCAAAAAGTGAAAGATGCTGGTTCTGAAAAAGCATGGATTACAGATAGAGGAACGATGTTTGGCTATCAAGATATGATTGTAGATTTTAGAGGAATTCCTGAAATGCGCGAATTTGCGCCAACAATTTTAGATGTAACTCACTCTTTACAACAACCGAATCAAACTGCTGGAGTTACTGGTGGAAGACCAGAAATGATAGAAACTATTGCTAGAGCTGGAGTTGTAAATAATGTTGATGGTTTATTTATTGAAACACATTTTGATCCTGCAAATGCAAAAAGTGATGGTGCAAATATGTTACACTTAGACAATTTAGAAGCTCTTTTAACGAACTTAGTTGCTATTAGGAAAACAATAAACAATTTTTAA
- a CDS encoding DUF3820 family protein: protein MTDNQQFLIDLAKMRMPFGKYKGRFLIDLPEHYIVWYKNKGFPNGKLGKQMELVYELQLNGLEDLIRKIRV, encoded by the coding sequence ATGACAGATAATCAACAATTTCTCATCGATTTAGCAAAAATGAGAATGCCTTTTGGCAAATACAAAGGTAGATTTCTTATTGATTTACCAGAGCATTATATTGTTTGGTATAAAAACAAAGGTTTCCCTAACGGAAAATTAGGAAAACAAATGGAGTTGGTTTATGAACTTCAATTAAATGGTTTAGAAGATCTTATTAGAAAAATTAGGGTGTAA